From one Anabas testudineus chromosome 21, fAnaTes1.2, whole genome shotgun sequence genomic stretch:
- the slc10a2 gene encoding ileal sodium/bile acid cotransporter: MSTSMATTVVPVVCDSAATVCSGKNCLVPPSNFNEILSLVLSTVLTVMLAFVMFSMGCTVEADKLWGHIKRPWGIFIGFLCQFGIMPFTAFALSLAFGVLPVQAVVIIIMGCCPGGSGSNIICYWLDGDMDLSISMTACSSILALGMMPLCLLIYTSVWTSADTIQIPYDSIGITLAALLIPIAVGMYFKRRWPNVAKKVLKVGSIVGFGLIVVIAVVGGILYQSSWNIAPSLWIIGTIYPFIGFGLGFILARFVGQPWYRCRTIALETGFQNSQLCSTIVQLSFSAAELEVMFAFPLIYSIFQLVVAVTCVGSYQAYKKACGRGSTDADCGALSVEAGDGDPKNEKGGAVENKAFEFDENGNSEEKGNGTDKNTQL, translated from the exons ATGTCTACATCCATGGCAACAACTGTTGTGCCTGTTGTCTGCGACTCTGCTGCCACAGTCTGTTCAGGCAAGAACTGCCTCGTACCCCCCAGTAACTTCAATGAAATATTGAGCCTGGTGTTGAGCACAGTACTCACTGTAATGCTCGCCTTTGTTATGTTCTCCATGGGTTGTACTGTTGAAGCCGATAAGCTGTGGGGCCACATTAAGAGACCCTGGGGCATCTTCATTGGCTTCCTTTGCCAGTTTGGCATTATGCCTTTCACAGCCTTTGCCTTGTCGCTGGCCTTTGGTGTGCTGCCAGTACAGGctgttgtcatcatcatcatgggtTGCTGTCCTGGAGGCTCTGGCTCTAACATAATCTgctactggctggatggagacATGGACCTCAG TATCAGTATGACTGCTTGTTCCTCCATCCTGGCTTTGGGGATGATGCCTCTCTGTCTGCTCATTTACACCTCTGTCTGGACTTCTGCTGATACCATCCAGATCCCATATGACAGTATTG GTATCACTTTGGCAGCTCTTCTTATCCCAATTGCAGTGGGAATGTATTTTAAACGCAGGTGGCCCAATGTGGCAAAAAAGGTCCTCAAG GTGGGATCCATTGTAGGCTTTGGCCTCATTGTTGTCATAGCTGTTGTTGGAGGAATTCTCTACCAATCCTCCTGGAACATTGCTCCCTCCCTATGGATTATTGGAACTATCTACCCTTTTATTGGATTCGGCCTGGGGTTCATTCTAGCCCGCTTTGTGGGTCAACCCTGGTACAG GTGTCGAACCATTGCATTGGAGACGGGTTTCCAGAACTCTCAGTTGTGTAGCACCATTGTCCAGCTGTCCTTCAGCGCTGCTGAGCTGGAAGTCATGTTTGCATTCCCCCTCATCTACAGCATCTTCCAGCTAGTTGTGGCAGTCACATGTGTGGGAA gCTACCAGGCATATAAAAAGGCATGCGGCCGTGGTTCCACTGATGCAGACTGCGGGGCTCTGTCAGTGGAAGCTGGTGACGGTGACCCAAAAAATGAGAAGGGCGGTGCAGTGGAAAATAAAGCCTTTGAGTTTGATGAGAATGGCAACAGCGAAGAGAAGGGGAATGGCACTGACAAGAACACCCAGCTGTGA